Proteins from one Triticum aestivum cultivar Chinese Spring chromosome 7A, IWGSC CS RefSeq v2.1, whole genome shotgun sequence genomic window:
- the LOC123151921 gene encoding zinc finger protein 346 — protein sequence MRDAERETTLLPNPCPMELARRAAHRADAGDIYGIPTPSADEQMTIQELHRELLHEKIRQRIIVDELAKQQELEAEFQRELLNSDVDARFRQITMPHHGTSPLPHDEPLDVPVSIARRPVKDRTVEWDRPPRCRPASEEDAPIVGAKQHKNALSGMKRKRTAETPSLICSICDAKCYRETDLQNHLRGRRHQENIEALQGEGKGAEARLHEKEVPQLADKNLKPMPTWFCSICDANCTSQSDLKNHLRGRRHQQNIEALQGDGKDPEVSRWMCSICNANCTSQSDLESHLRGRRHQENIEALQGDGKDPEVSGWMCDICNANCTSQSDFESHLRGRRHQEKIEALEGDGKDPEVSRWMCYICNANCTSQSDFESHFRGRRHQENIEALQGGDKDPEVSRWMCDICNANCTSQSDFESHLRGRRHQENIEAQQRDGKDPELSRWMCDICNANCTSQSDFESHLRGRRHQENIEADDKGTEASRWMCDICNANCTSQSDLKSHLRGRRHQENIEALQGDGKGTEVSRWMCNICNANCLSRSDFESHIRGRRHQSNLQA from the exons ATGCGTGATGCGGAGAGAGAAACCACTCTTCTACCAAACCCTTGCCCCATGGAACTCGCCCGCCGAGCCGCTCATCGGGCCGACGCCGGCGACATCTACGGCATTCCCACCCCTTCCGCTGATG AGCAGATGACGATACAAGAGCTCCACCGGGAACTCTTGCACGAGAAAATCCGCCAGCGAATCATCGTGGACGAACTGGCCAAGCAGCAGGAGCTGGAGGCTGAGTTCCAGCGCGAACTCTTGAACAGTGATGTTGATGCCAGGTTCCGGCAGATCACAATGCCCCACCATGGCACATCCCCTTTGCCTCATGATGAGCCACTGGATGTACCCGTGTCGATTGCGAGGCGGCCCGTCAAAGATCGGACCGTGGAATGGGATCGACCTCCACGGTGCAGGCCGGCGAGCGAGGAGGATGCACCGATCGTTGGG GCTAAGCAGCACAAAAATGCACTCTCTGGGATGAAGAGGAAACGGACTGCAGAAACTCCATCGTTGATTTGCAGCATCTGCGACGCAAAATGCTATCGTGAAACAGATTTACAGAATCACTTAAGaggcagaaggcaccaagagaacatagAAGCTCTTCAGGGAGAAGGCAAGGGAGCTGAAGCGAGGCTACATGAAAAAGAAGTGCCCCAGCTTGCAGACAAAAACCTGAAACCAATGCCAACATGGTTTTGCAGCATCTGCGATGCTAACTGTACATCTCAGTCTGACCTCAAGAATCACCTCCGAGGCAGAAGGCACCAACAGAACATAGAAGCTCTGCAAGGAGATGGCAAGGACCCTGAAGTGTCAAGATGGATGTGCAGCATCTGCAATGCTAACTGCACATCTCAATCTGACCTTGAGAGTCATCTCCGaggcagaaggcaccaagagaacatagAAGCTCTGCAAGGAGATGGCAAGGACCCTGAAGTGTCAGGATGGATGTGCGACATTTGCAATGCTAATTGCACATCTCAATCTGATTTCGAGAGTCACCTCCGaggcagaaggcaccaagagaagaTAGAAGCTCTGGAAGGAGATGGCAAGGACCCTGAAGTGTCAAGATGGATGTGCTACATTTGCAATGCTAACTGCACATCTCAATCTGATTTCGAGAGTCACTTCCGaggcagaaggcaccaagagaacatagAAGCTCTGCAAGGAGGTGACAAGGACCCTGAAGTGTCAAGATGGATGTGCGACATTTGCAATGCTAATTGCACATCTCAATCTGATTTCGAGAGTCACCTCCGaggcagaaggcaccaagagaacatagAAGCTCAGCAAAGAGATGGCAAGGATCCTGAACTGTCAAGATGGATGTGCGACATTTGCAATGCTAATTGCACATCTCAATCTGACTTCGAGAGTCACCTCCGaggcagaaggcaccaagagaacatagAAGCTGATGACAAGGGAACTGAAGCGTCAAGATGGATGTGCGACATCTGCAATGCTAACTGCACATCTCAATCTGACCTCAAGAGTCACCTCCGaggcagaaggcaccaagagaacatagAAGCTCTGCAGGGAGATGGCAAGGGAACTGAAGTGTCAAGATGGATGTGCAACATCTGCAATGCTAACTGCCTGTCTCGATCTGATTTCGAGAGTCACATCCGAGGAAGAAGGCACCAATCAAACTTGCAAGCCTGA
- the LOC123151922 gene encoding chorismate mutase 2, cytosolic produces the protein MAAPSLHTYLLLFCNAIALLLVVVPPCAGLGLDTVRGFLTREEDTVVFSLIERAKHPLNLPAYDDRPSFGPAGRHGRRNGSFVELFVRESEQIQAKAGRYQSQQEVPFFQSRVPFTLAPPYNFTTDLHPGAASVNANDAIWGMYFSELLPLLANNGSEDGNYAVTAASDLACLQALSRRINYGRYVAEVKFRGDQQRYTDLIRSKDKDALMKLLTSEAQEDVVKRRVEKKAMVFGQDVTLDGPTETGDDASSQSSFKVAPSVVYELYDRWVIPLTKQVEVEYLLHRLD, from the exons ATGGCCGCGCCCTCCCTTCACACGTATCTCCTCCTCTTCTGCAACGCGATCGCGCTGCTGCTCGTGGTCGTGCCCCCGTGCGCGGGGCTCGGGCTCGACACGGTGAGGGGCTTCCTCACCAGGGAGGAGGACACCGTCGTCTTCAGCCTCATCGAGCGGGCCAAGCACCCGCTGAACCTGCCGGCCTACGACGATCGCCCGTCCTTCGGCCCcgccggccgccatggccgccgcaacGGCTCCTTCGTCGAGCTCTTCGTCCGGGAGTCCGAGCAGATCCAGGCCAAG gcaggaaggtaccaaagccaGCAGGAGGTCCCTTTCTTCCAATCCAGAGTGCCCTTCACGCTGGCGCCTCCATACAACTTCACCACC GATCTGCATCCCGGAGCGGCGTCCGTGAACGCGAACGACGCCATATGGGGCATGTATTTCAGCGAGCTGCTCCCTCTGCTGGCCAACAATGGCAGCGAGGATGGCAACTACGCTGTGACCGCCGCATCGGATCTCGCGTGCCTGCAG GCGCTCTCGAGGAGGATCAACTACGGGAGGTACGTGGCAGAAGTGAAGTTCAGAGGAGACCAGCAAAGATACACAGATTTGATTCGTTCAAAG GACAAGGATGCTCTGATGAAACTGCTGACATCTGAAGCCCAAGAGGATGTGGTGAAGAGGAGGGTGGAGAAGAAGGCCATGGTGTTCGGCCAAGATGTGACCTTGGACGGACCAACTGAAACTGGTGACGACGCCAGCAGCCAATCCAGTTTCAAAGTCGCCCCTTCGGTGGTTTACGAGTTGTATGACCGATGGGTGATCCCCTTGACAAAACAAGTGGAGGTCGAGTACCTTCTCCATCGTCTCGATTGA